A window from Gopherus flavomarginatus isolate rGopFla2 chromosome 4, rGopFla2.mat.asm, whole genome shotgun sequence encodes these proteins:
- the NDUFAF4 gene encoding NADH dehydrogenase [ubiquinone] 1 alpha subcomplex assembly factor 4 isoform X2 produces the protein MLLSIYCALKHDPEIQEEIRRKDDKLLALLKEIYVDSRDPPVQVKDEGGIIPSKQQEYRLTKLGHLRDQDIPSIPKGKISIVEVLTLLNNHKLSPQTWTAEKIAKEYSIDLKEVTSLLEFFIPFAVEIFPPKDRKVL, from the exons ATGATCCAGAAATCCAAGAGGAAATTCGCAGAAAAGATGACAAACTTCTCGCCTTATTAAAAGAGATTTATGTTGATTCCAGAGATCCACCTGTGCAA GTAAAAGATGAAGGTGGAATTATCCCAAGTAAACAGCAGGAATACAGACTTACAAAACTTGGTCATTTAAGAGATCAAGATATTCCAAGCATTCCTAAAGGCAAAATTTCTATAGTGGAGGTTCTGACTCTTCTCAATAATCATAAACTTTCTCCACAAACATGGACTGCAGAGAAAATAGCAAAGGAGTACAGTATAGACTTGAAGGAGGTCACCTCTCTCTTAGAATTCTTCATACCTTTTGCTGTGGAGATCTTTCCTCCCAAAGACAGAAAAGTTTTATAA